A section of the Pseudomonas lini genome encodes:
- a CDS encoding sulfite exporter TauE/SafE family protein produces MIEFLMYLVFGAALGTLGGLFGIGGGLVAIPLLGVWFGLDQQIAQGTALVMVVPNVMLALWRYHQRNRIELRHALPLASMGFCFAWIGSIWAVGIDAQTMRLGFVAFLIALSAYNLMRMFTTNAPASSQMRYSWPWLGVLGAASGTMGGLFGVGGAVVATPVLTSLFGTTQVVAQGLALALALPSTGVTLATYAVHHQVHWAIGVPLAVGGLMSISWGVRIAHALPERLLRGLFCGFLVVCAVMLAFKV; encoded by the coding sequence GTGATTGAGTTCTTGATGTATCTGGTTTTTGGCGCTGCCTTGGGAACCCTCGGCGGACTGTTCGGCATCGGTGGCGGGTTGGTCGCGATCCCGCTGCTGGGCGTGTGGTTCGGTCTTGATCAGCAGATTGCCCAAGGCACCGCGCTGGTGATGGTGGTGCCGAACGTGATGCTGGCGCTGTGGCGCTATCACCAGCGCAATCGCATCGAATTGCGGCATGCGCTGCCACTGGCCTCGATGGGATTTTGCTTCGCCTGGATCGGTTCGATCTGGGCGGTGGGTATCGATGCGCAAACCATGCGCTTGGGCTTCGTCGCTTTTCTGATCGCGCTGTCGGCCTACAACCTGATGCGGATGTTCACCACCAATGCACCGGCCTCTTCGCAGATGCGCTATTCCTGGCCGTGGCTGGGCGTGCTCGGCGCGGCTTCCGGGACGATGGGCGGACTATTTGGAGTGGGCGGGGCGGTGGTGGCAACGCCGGTGTTGACCAGCCTGTTCGGTACCACTCAAGTGGTTGCCCAAGGATTGGCGCTGGCGCTGGCGTTACCGAGTACGGGCGTCACCCTGGCGACTTATGCGGTGCACCATCAGGTGCATTGGGCAATCGGTGTGCCGTTGGCGGTCGGTGGATTGATGAGCATCAGTTGGGGCGTGAGAATTGCCCACGCATTGCCGGAGCGACTCCTGCGCGGGCTGTTCTGCGGTTTTCTGGTGGTCTGTGCGGTAATGCTCGCGTTTAAAGTTTAA
- a CDS encoding winged helix-turn-helix domain-containing protein, which yields MPATLSFSLKQARRLALAAQGFNGRQPPAAIKAVQLNRLIERLGILQIDSVNALVRSHYLPLFSRLGNYSSDLLDQAAWSQGRRRTLFEYWGHEASLLPLSMYPLMRWRMQRATRGEDIYQQLARFGHERQDTIRRVLASVQELGALGAGSLSTRQERAGPWWDWSAEKHALEWLFAAGEVTVAGRRGFERLYDLPERVIPSAILQQPLLGEAEAQRGLLLHAANALGVATEKDLRDYFRLSPADSRPRLAELVEAGDLLLCEIEGWRQPAYCLAEPKVPRKVEASALLSPFDSLIWERSRTERLFDFRYRLEIYTPQHKRIYGYYVLPFLHNERIAARVDLRAERALGRLAVHAVHEEEPGLDEAGMLALAVNLRQMADWLGLAQIQLNCPRASAARLRVALAQIEGD from the coding sequence ATGCCCGCCACACTGTCTTTTTCCCTCAAACAGGCTCGGCGTCTGGCGCTGGCTGCCCAAGGGTTCAACGGGCGCCAGCCGCCAGCGGCGATCAAAGCGGTTCAGCTCAACCGGCTGATCGAGCGTCTGGGCATTCTGCAGATCGATTCGGTCAATGCGTTGGTGCGTTCGCACTACCTTCCCTTATTTTCCCGTCTTGGCAATTACTCCTCCGACTTGCTCGATCAGGCTGCCTGGAGTCAGGGCCGTCGACGCACGTTATTCGAATACTGGGGCCACGAAGCGTCGTTGTTGCCCTTGTCGATGTACCCCTTGATGCGTTGGCGCATGCAGCGCGCGACTCGTGGCGAAGACATCTATCAGCAACTGGCGCGCTTCGGTCATGAGCGGCAAGACACGATTCGCCGAGTTTTGGCGTCGGTTCAGGAGCTCGGTGCGCTGGGTGCGGGCAGCTTGTCGACCCGGCAGGAGCGGGCTGGGCCGTGGTGGGACTGGAGCGCGGAAAAGCATGCGCTGGAATGGCTGTTCGCTGCCGGTGAAGTGACCGTGGCCGGTCGGCGCGGGTTCGAACGGCTTTATGATTTGCCGGAGCGGGTGATTCCTTCGGCGATTCTTCAGCAGCCCTTGCTTGGCGAAGCCGAGGCTCAGCGCGGTCTGCTGCTGCACGCCGCCAATGCGTTGGGGGTGGCGACGGAAAAAGACCTGCGGGATTATTTTCGCTTGAGCCCTGCAGATAGCCGACCGCGTCTGGCGGAGCTGGTCGAGGCGGGTGATCTGCTGCTCTGTGAAATTGAAGGCTGGCGGCAACCGGCCTATTGCCTGGCAGAGCCGAAAGTACCGCGCAAGGTCGAGGCCAGTGCGCTGCTTTCACCGTTCGATTCGCTGATCTGGGAGCGCAGCCGCACCGAGCGATTGTTCGATTTCCGTTATCGGTTGGAGATTTATACGCCACAGCACAAGCGCATCTACGGCTATTACGTATTGCCGTTTTTGCACAATGAGCGGATTGCTGCGCGGGTCGACTTGCGTGCCGAAAGGGCGTTGGGCCGGTTGGCGGTGCATGCCGTGCATGAGGAAGAGCCGGGGCTGGATGAGGCGGGGATGTTGGCGTTGGCGGTCAATTTGCGGCAGATGGCGGATTGGTTGGGGCTGGCGCAGATTCAATTGAATTGCCCGCGAGCGAGTGCGGCAAGATTGCGGGTGGCATTGGCACAAATTGAGGGTGATTGA
- a CDS encoding crotonase/enoyl-CoA hydratase family protein, which produces MNQPSPSRVTRERHGHVLMIGLDRVAKRNAFDLDLLNELSLAYGEFEADSEARVAVVFGHGEHFTAGLDLVSAGAALAEGWQAPPGGCDPWGVLAGPRVSKPVIVAAQGYCLTVGIELMLAADINLCASNTRFAQKEVQRGIFPFGGATLRLHQVAGWGNAMRWLLTGDEFDAHDALHLGLVQEVMASEDLLPRAVELAERIARQAPLGVQATLMSARQARYEGEMAAAQALPALVKTLLNSEDAKEGVRSMLEKRPGVFKGL; this is translated from the coding sequence ATGAATCAGCCCAGCCCCAGTCGTGTAACCCGTGAACGACACGGTCATGTCCTGATGATCGGCCTGGATCGGGTGGCCAAACGCAATGCCTTCGACCTCGACCTGCTCAATGAACTCAGTCTGGCCTATGGCGAGTTCGAGGCCGACAGCGAGGCGCGGGTCGCGGTGGTGTTCGGTCATGGTGAGCATTTCACCGCCGGGCTGGATCTGGTCAGCGCCGGCGCGGCCCTGGCCGAAGGCTGGCAGGCACCGCCCGGTGGCTGCGACCCATGGGGCGTGCTCGCAGGCCCCAGGGTCAGCAAACCGGTGATTGTCGCGGCTCAAGGCTACTGCCTGACCGTTGGCATCGAGTTGATGCTGGCTGCCGACATCAACCTGTGCGCCAGCAATACCCGTTTTGCGCAGAAGGAAGTGCAACGCGGGATCTTCCCGTTCGGCGGCGCCACCTTGCGCCTGCATCAGGTGGCCGGCTGGGGCAATGCGATGCGCTGGTTGCTTACTGGCGATGAGTTCGACGCTCATGACGCCTTGCATCTGGGGTTGGTGCAGGAGGTCATGGCCAGCGAGGACTTGTTGCCGCGGGCGGTCGAGTTGGCCGAGCGGATTGCCCGGCAGGCACCGCTGGGGGTTCAGGCAACGCTGATGTCTGCCCGGCAGGCGCGCTATGAGGGTGAAATGGCGGCAGCTCAGGCTTTGCCGGCGCTGGTGAAGACATTGCTCAATAGCGAGGATGCCAAGGAGGGTGTGCGGTCGATGCTCGAGAAGCGGCCGGGCGTTTTCAAAGGGCTTTGA
- a CDS encoding spermidine synthase produces the protein MTEERVEHLLAEVQDEFGVIRVLEVADYRFLEFGDAIEQSCVFTADPSWLEYDYTRAMLIGALCHEQPESALFLGLGAGTLTQACLKFLPLEDVEAIELRPDVPRLAIEYLGLDDDPRLYIRVGDALELLETAEPADLIFVDLYTDVGPGVGHLAWGFLENCQKRLNPGGWLVINQWATDDGRPLGAALLRGLYHRHYWELPVKEGNVILIVPSELDQELDMEGLIARAEGLAPRLGYSLQSLIKAIRPAT, from the coding sequence ATGACTGAGGAGCGCGTCGAGCATCTGCTCGCCGAGGTACAGGATGAATTCGGCGTGATTCGCGTGCTGGAAGTGGCCGATTACCGTTTTCTGGAGTTCGGTGATGCCATCGAACAGAGCTGCGTGTTCACCGCTGACCCGAGCTGGCTCGAGTACGATTACACCCGGGCGATGCTGATTGGCGCGCTGTGCCACGAGCAGCCGGAAAGCGCGCTGTTCCTCGGGCTCGGCGCCGGCACGCTGACCCAGGCTTGCCTGAAGTTCCTGCCGCTGGAAGACGTCGAAGCCATCGAGCTGCGCCCCGATGTGCCGCGCCTGGCCATCGAATACCTCGGGCTCGATGACGATCCGCGGCTGTACATTCGCGTCGGCGATGCCCTGGAGCTACTCGAAACGGCTGAGCCGGCCGATCTGATTTTCGTCGACCTCTATACCGATGTCGGGCCGGGTGTCGGGCATCTGGCCTGGGGTTTTCTGGAAAACTGTCAGAAACGTTTGAATCCGGGTGGCTGGCTGGTGATCAACCAGTGGGCCACCGACGATGGTCGACCGTTGGGGGCGGCGTTGCTGCGCGGCCTCTATCACCGGCATTACTGGGAGTTGCCGGTGAAGGAGGGCAACGTGATTCTGATCGTGCCCTCCGAGCTGGATCAGGAGCTGGATATGGAGGGGCTGATTGCGCGCGCTGAAGGCCTGGCGCCGCGATTGGGGTATTCGTTGCAGTCGTTGATCAAGGCGATCCGGCCGGCGACATAA
- a CDS encoding class II 3-deoxy-7-phosphoheptulonate synthase — MSQPWSPDSWRALPIQQQPQYPDAAHLLHVEQTLASYPPLVFAGEARELRRQFAEVTQGRAFLLQGGDCAESFAEFSAAKIRDTFKVLLQMAIVMTFAAGCPVVKVGRMAGQFAKPRSANDETINGVTLPAYRGDIVNGIGFDEKSRVPDPDRLLQSYHQSTATLNLLRAFAQGGFADLHQVHKWNLDFIANSALAEKYSHLADRIDETLAFMRACGMDSSPQLRETSFFTAHEALLLNYEEAFVRRDSLTNDYYDCSAHMLWIGDRTRQLDGAHVEFLRGVHNPIGVKVGPSMNPEDLIRLIDVLNPDNDPGRLNLIARMGANKVGDHLPQLIRAVQREGKQVLWSSDPMHGNTIKASSGYKTRDFAQILGEVKQFFQVHEAEGSYAGGIHIEMTGQNVTECIGGARPITEDGLSDRYHTHCDPRMNADQSLELAFLIAETLKQVRR; from the coding sequence ATGAGCCAACCCTGGAGCCCTGACAGCTGGCGCGCCCTGCCGATCCAGCAACAACCCCAATACCCCGACGCGGCGCATTTGCTGCACGTCGAGCAAACCCTGGCGAGCTATCCGCCACTGGTGTTTGCCGGTGAAGCCCGGGAGTTGCGTCGTCAGTTTGCCGAAGTCACCCAGGGCCGGGCGTTTCTGTTGCAGGGCGGCGACTGCGCCGAAAGCTTCGCCGAATTCTCTGCCGCGAAAATTCGAGACACGTTTAAAGTGTTGCTGCAAATGGCGATCGTCATGACCTTTGCCGCCGGTTGCCCGGTGGTCAAAGTCGGACGCATGGCCGGCCAGTTCGCCAAACCCCGTTCGGCCAACGATGAAACCATCAACGGCGTAACGCTGCCGGCCTACCGTGGCGACATCGTCAACGGCATCGGTTTCGACGAAAAAAGCCGCGTGCCGGACCCGGATCGTCTGCTGCAGTCTTACCACCAGTCCACTGCAACCCTGAACCTGCTGCGCGCCTTTGCCCAGGGCGGCTTTGCCGACCTGCATCAGGTGCACAAATGGAACCTGGACTTCATCGCCAACTCGGCGCTGGCCGAGAAGTACAGCCATCTGGCTGATCGCATCGATGAAACCCTGGCCTTCATGCGTGCTTGCGGCATGGACAGCTCGCCGCAACTGCGCGAAACCAGTTTCTTCACCGCCCACGAAGCTCTGCTGCTGAACTACGAAGAAGCCTTCGTGCGTCGCGACAGCCTGACCAACGACTACTACGATTGCTCGGCCCACATGCTGTGGATCGGCGACCGTACCCGTCAACTGGACGGTGCGCATGTCGAATTCCTGCGCGGGGTGCACAACCCGATCGGCGTGAAGGTCGGCCCGAGCATGAACCCTGAAGACCTGATTCGCCTGATCGATGTGCTCAACCCGGACAACGATCCGGGTCGCCTGAACCTGATTGCGCGGATGGGCGCGAACAAGGTCGGCGATCACCTGCCGCAGCTGATCCGCGCGGTGCAGCGTGAAGGCAAGCAGGTGCTGTGGAGCTCCGACCCGATGCACGGCAACACCATCAAGGCCAGCAGCGGCTACAAGACCCGTGACTTCGCGCAGATCCTTGGAGAGGTGAAACAGTTCTTCCAGGTTCACGAAGCAGAAGGCAGTTATGCCGGCGGCATCCACATCGAAATGACCGGACAGAACGTCACCGAATGCATCGGCGGTGCGCGGCCGATTACCGAGGATGGGTTGTCGGACCGTTACCACACCCACTGCGACCCGCGGATGAATGCCGATCAGTCGCTGGAGTTAGCGTTTTTGATTGCTGAAACCCTGAAGCAAGTTCGACGGTGA
- a CDS encoding organic hydroperoxide resistance protein produces MQTLYTAIATSTGGRDGRAISSDNVLDVKLATPKELGGAGGAATNPEQLFAAGYSACFIGALKFVASQTKRKIPDDASITAHVGIGQIPGGFGLDIDLHISLPGLEQADAQSLVEAAHQVCPYSNATRGNVDVRLHVTV; encoded by the coding sequence ATGCAAACTCTCTACACCGCAATCGCAACCTCCACCGGCGGCCGTGACGGTCGTGCGATCTCCAGCGACAACGTCCTCGACGTCAAACTCGCCACGCCCAAAGAACTCGGTGGTGCTGGCGGTGCCGCAACCAATCCTGAACAACTGTTCGCAGCTGGCTACTCCGCCTGCTTCATTGGCGCACTGAAATTCGTCGCCAGCCAGACCAAACGCAAAATCCCGGACGACGCGTCGATTACCGCCCATGTCGGCATCGGCCAGATCCCTGGCGGTTTCGGTCTGGACATCGATCTGCACATCAGCCTGCCGGGTCTTGAGCAAGCCGATGCACAAAGCCTGGTCGAAGCTGCCCACCAGGTTTGCCCGTACTCCAACGCCACCCGTGGCAACGTCGATGTGCGCCTGCACGTTACCGTCTAA
- a CDS encoding LysR substrate-binding domain-containing protein: protein MSAYPSIDTDVLRTFVAIADQGGFTRAGEMVNRTQSAVSMQMKRLEEDVLQRQLFERDGRQVKLTAEGQVLLGYARRILKLHSEVFNTLREPHMVGTVRIGTPDDYVMRFLPGILSRFAQFYPLIQIEVHCESTRQLLQRQDLDLSIVTREPGNEIGQLLRKERFVWAEAQCFSAHEQTPLPLAMFNSDCFCRLWACNALDAMGRDYRIAYNSSSLSALMAVVSAGLAITAQLESLITPDMRILGANEDLPLLPEASIMLIRNLNNPSPITECLAEHIVEGFKL from the coding sequence ATGTCCGCCTACCCCAGTATCGACACCGATGTACTGCGCACCTTCGTCGCGATCGCCGATCAGGGCGGTTTTACCCGCGCCGGTGAAATGGTCAACCGCACTCAGTCGGCGGTGAGCATGCAGATGAAGCGCCTGGAAGAAGACGTGTTGCAGCGCCAGCTGTTCGAACGCGACGGGCGCCAGGTCAAGCTGACCGCCGAAGGCCAGGTATTGCTGGGCTATGCACGGCGCATCCTCAAACTCCACAGCGAAGTCTTCAATACCCTGCGCGAGCCGCACATGGTCGGCACAGTGCGCATCGGCACGCCTGATGATTACGTCATGCGTTTTCTGCCGGGCATCCTGTCGCGCTTTGCACAGTTCTACCCGTTGATCCAGATCGAGGTTCATTGCGAATCGACCCGGCAACTGTTGCAGCGCCAGGACCTGGACCTGTCCATCGTCACCCGTGAGCCCGGTAACGAGATTGGCCAACTGCTGCGCAAGGAGCGCTTTGTCTGGGCCGAAGCCCAATGCTTCAGCGCCCATGAACAAACGCCGCTGCCGCTGGCGATGTTCAACAGCGATTGCTTCTGCCGCCTCTGGGCATGCAATGCCCTGGACGCCATGGGCCGCGACTACCGGATTGCCTACAACAGCTCCAGCCTGTCGGCGTTGATGGCCGTGGTCAGCGCGGGCCTGGCAATCACCGCGCAGCTGGAAAGCCTGATCACACCGGACATGCGCATCCTTGGTGCCAACGAAGACCTGCCGCTGTTGCCGGAAGCCAGCATCATGCTGATCCGCAACCTGAACAACCCTTCGCCGATCACCGAATGCCTGGCCGAGCACATCGTGGAAGGTTTTAAACTTTAA
- a CDS encoding DUF1127 domain-containing protein, with amino-acid sequence MKGHNEHVTEQKFSIHAVSDLLHKFSRWYELHREREMLAGLSDEALKDIGVSRADVEHETVRPFWDDPMHK; translated from the coding sequence ATGAAAGGTCATAACGAGCATGTAACGGAACAAAAATTCTCAATCCACGCGGTATCCGATCTGCTGCACAAGTTTAGTCGCTGGTACGAACTTCACCGTGAACGTGAAATGTTGGCGGGCTTGAGCGACGAAGCACTGAAGGATATCGGCGTGAGCCGTGCAGATGTGGAGCATGAAACGGTAAGACCGTTCTGGGATGATCCGATGCATAAATGA
- a CDS encoding MarR family winged helix-turn-helix transcriptional regulator: MNTERNNPDNCDDLLLDNQVCFALHSTSLLMTKVYKPLLQALGLTYPQYLAMMVLWEKDGLTVGEISTRLLTDPGSLTPLLKRLEAEGLLSRTRSREDERVVIVELTEQGRALRDKARGIPQCILGASGQTLEQLRKLQADLQALRSHLQDSL, from the coding sequence ATGAACACCGAGCGCAACAACCCGGATAACTGCGACGACCTGCTGCTGGACAATCAGGTCTGCTTCGCCCTGCATTCCACCTCGCTGCTGATGACCAAAGTCTACAAGCCACTGCTGCAAGCGCTGGGCCTGACCTATCCGCAGTACCTGGCGATGATGGTGTTGTGGGAAAAGGATGGGCTGACGGTCGGCGAAATCAGCACCCGACTGCTGACCGATCCCGGTTCCCTCACCCCGTTGCTCAAGCGTCTGGAAGCCGAAGGCCTGCTGAGCCGCACCCGCAGCCGTGAAGACGAGCGAGTGGTGATTGTCGAACTGACCGAGCAAGGTCGTGCGCTGCGAGACAAGGCACGGGGCATTCCCCAGTGCATTCTCGGCGCCAGCGGACAAACGCTGGAACAGTTGAGGAAGCTGCAAGCGGATCTTCAAGCGCTGCGTAGCCATCTGCAAGACAGCCTTTAG
- a CDS encoding LysR family transcriptional regulator: MNPNQLTEQLGLFLDVLESGSFSAASRRHPLTPSAVARRIDSLESAVGSQLFIRSTHAVRATPAGLAFAERARRIVAELRLARAEAVSLSSAPEGLIRVDAPAAFGRRHLAPVIADFLTLYPGLDVQLHLIDSFVDMQGSNLGKVDLVLRAGQMADTRLVATPLASMVRIACASPDYLQRRGVPTDPVQLVDHDGLDWEGLAPPFAWRFEREGQMHLHRPARIRMSANNAEALVCGALAGLGIAHLPTWLASEYLLRGELLPLFCENGLPKPESTGIYALRLEQQPSSRSRLLLEYLKTRFSPIPPWDLALQTNLDRH, translated from the coding sequence ATGAATCCCAATCAGTTGACCGAACAACTTGGCCTGTTTCTCGATGTGCTGGAAAGCGGCAGTTTTTCCGCCGCCTCCCGCCGTCATCCATTGACGCCTTCGGCAGTGGCACGACGCATCGACAGCCTCGAAAGCGCGGTCGGCAGCCAATTGTTTATTCGTAGCACCCATGCCGTGCGTGCGACCCCGGCCGGCCTGGCTTTTGCCGAGCGCGCGCGGCGGATCGTCGCTGAACTGCGCCTGGCCCGGGCGGAAGCGGTGTCTCTTAGCAGTGCGCCAGAAGGCTTGATTCGGGTGGATGCGCCGGCAGCGTTCGGACGCCGACACTTGGCGCCGGTGATTGCCGATTTCCTGACGCTCTACCCCGGCCTTGACGTGCAACTGCACCTGATCGACAGCTTTGTCGACATGCAGGGCTCGAACCTCGGCAAGGTCGATCTGGTGCTGCGTGCCGGGCAGATGGCCGACACCCGGCTGGTGGCGACGCCGCTGGCGAGCATGGTGCGCATCGCCTGCGCCAGCCCCGATTATCTGCAACGCCGTGGCGTGCCGACCGACCCTGTGCAGTTGGTCGACCACGATGGCCTCGACTGGGAAGGCCTGGCTCCGCCGTTCGCCTGGCGCTTCGAACGGGAGGGGCAGATGCACTTGCACAGACCAGCGCGAATCCGCATGAGCGCCAACAATGCCGAGGCGCTGGTGTGCGGCGCACTGGCCGGATTGGGCATCGCGCACTTGCCGACCTGGCTGGCCAGCGAATATTTATTACGCGGCGAACTGCTGCCGCTGTTTTGCGAGAATGGTTTGCCTAAACCGGAAAGCACCGGCATTTATGCGTTGCGCCTGGAGCAGCAACCCAGTTCGCGCAGCCGCTTGTTGCTGGAATACCTGAAGACCCGTTTCAGCCCCATCCCGCCGTGGGATCTGGCGCTGCAAACCAACCTGGACCGCCACTAG